The following are from one region of the Bacillus methanolicus MGA3 genome:
- the fliG gene encoding flagellar motor switch protein FliG, translating to MPRKEQKELTGKQKAAILLITLGPDVSASVYKHLTEEEIEKLTLEISGVRKVEPHSKEQVLEEFHNIALAQDYISQGGIGFAKTVLEKALGPEQASVIINRLTSSLQVRPFDFARKADPAQILNFIQNEHPQTIALILSYLDAAQAGQILSELPQEMQADVARRIAEMDRTSPEIINEVEQILERKLSATVTQDYTQTGGIEAVVEVLNGVDRATERTILEALEIQDPELAEEIKKRMFVFEDIVTLDNRAIQRVIRDCENEDLMLALKVSSDEVREIVYKNMSQRMVETFKEEMELMGPVRLRDVEEAQSRIVAIIRRLEEAGEIIVARGGGDDIIV from the coding sequence ATGCCAAGAAAAGAACAAAAGGAATTAACAGGAAAACAGAAAGCAGCCATACTTCTAATTACTCTCGGCCCCGATGTATCTGCGTCAGTGTATAAGCATTTAACAGAAGAGGAAATCGAAAAGCTAACATTAGAAATATCAGGAGTCAGAAAAGTTGAACCGCACTCAAAAGAACAAGTTTTAGAAGAGTTTCATAATATAGCGCTCGCACAAGATTATATTTCACAAGGAGGCATTGGCTTTGCCAAGACTGTTTTGGAAAAAGCACTTGGACCGGAACAGGCGTCTGTCATCATTAACCGTCTTACTTCTTCTCTCCAGGTTAGGCCTTTTGACTTTGCACGAAAGGCCGACCCGGCACAAATATTGAATTTTATTCAAAATGAACATCCGCAAACCATTGCGTTAATACTGTCATATCTTGATGCAGCCCAAGCAGGACAAATACTGTCTGAGCTTCCTCAGGAAATGCAGGCTGATGTTGCGAGAAGGATAGCGGAAATGGACAGAACATCTCCTGAAATTATTAATGAAGTGGAGCAGATCCTCGAAAGAAAACTATCAGCTACGGTTACTCAAGATTATACGCAAACAGGCGGCATTGAAGCAGTGGTGGAAGTTCTTAACGGAGTAGATCGGGCTACAGAACGGACAATTTTAGAAGCACTCGAAATTCAAGATCCGGAATTAGCAGAAGAAATCAAGAAAAGAATGTTTGTTTTTGAAGACATTGTTACTCTTGATAATCGTGCAATCCAGAGGGTGATCCGAGATTGTGAAAACGAAGATTTAATGCTTGCCTTGAAAGTTTCTAGCGATGAAGTTAGAGAGATCGTTTACAAAAATATGTCCCAGCGTATGGTTGAAACATTTAAGGAAGAAATGGAACTGATGGGCCCGGTCCGCCTTCGTGATGTAGAAGAGGCTCAATCACGAATTGTCGCAATCATCCGCAGGCTTGAAGAGGCTGGAGAGATTATTGTTGCCCGTGGCGGAGGGGATGATATCATTGTCTAG
- a CDS encoding MotE family protein: MEKILEEKEEKKIGRLQWILYVAVIPMLFALVVALIVMTIAGINVFDAAKDYGKKIPVVSSIFKDENSKSITEIEQSMVELEGEIKDKEAKISQLESQMQNKDLEIERLKLEKKRLESQIDELAAIQEENKRAMKDIVHTYETMSAKKAAPIITKMKNEEALKILANIKADTLASIMENMPPEDAAKFTELLTNEKENLSKNQE, encoded by the coding sequence ATGGAAAAAATACTAGAAGAAAAAGAAGAAAAAAAAATTGGCCGTTTGCAGTGGATCCTTTATGTCGCAGTGATTCCAATGCTATTTGCACTGGTCGTTGCCCTCATTGTCATGACGATTGCCGGAATAAATGTGTTTGATGCAGCAAAAGATTATGGCAAAAAAATACCAGTTGTTTCATCTATTTTTAAAGATGAAAATTCGAAATCCATAACAGAAATCGAACAATCGATGGTTGAGTTGGAAGGGGAAATAAAAGATAAGGAAGCAAAAATCAGCCAGCTTGAGTCACAAATGCAAAACAAGGATCTAGAGATTGAAAGATTAAAGCTTGAAAAAAAGCGGCTTGAAAGTCAAATAGACGAATTAGCGGCCATTCAGGAAGAAAACAAACGAGCAATGAAAGACATCGTACACACATATGAAACAATGTCAGCCAAAAAGGCTGCACCAATTATTACGAAAATGAAGAACGAAGAAGCATTAAAAATATTAGCAAATATTAAAGCGGATACGCTTGCAAGTATCATGGAAAACATGCCTCCTGAAGACGCAGCAAAATTTACGGAACTTTTAACGAACGAAAAAGAAAATTTATCAAAAAATCAAGAATAA
- the fliH gene encoding flagellar assembly protein FliH: MISLSRLIKSYWANQAKEGNKVISIKVLRQVGFDNEKQAMISSDSERNSLLEQAYKDAEQIVSQANDHAKMIRRQIENERHAWEQEKEVLTEQAKHEGYQAGFDEGRQKGFQEYKESIELARKVIDSAKKDYRLILESSDKAILDLALKVSEKILGKTIDGNEEEFLHLVKRALKEAREYREIELHVHPIHYGFLLSQKEELLSIFPRETNFYIYPNEDLSKTSCIIESANGRIDASIDSQLEQVKKKLFELLESEE, from the coding sequence ATGATATCATTGTCTAGATTAATCAAATCCTACTGGGCAAACCAGGCAAAAGAAGGCAATAAAGTGATTTCGATTAAGGTATTGCGCCAGGTTGGTTTTGATAATGAAAAACAAGCAATGATTTCTTCAGATTCTGAGAGAAACAGCTTATTAGAGCAGGCGTACAAAGATGCAGAACAGATTGTTTCACAGGCAAACGACCACGCAAAAATGATCAGAAGGCAGATTGAAAATGAAAGGCATGCCTGGGAGCAAGAAAAAGAAGTTCTGACAGAACAAGCGAAACATGAAGGGTATCAAGCTGGTTTTGATGAAGGAAGGCAAAAAGGATTTCAAGAATACAAGGAATCGATCGAGTTAGCCAGGAAAGTGATTGATTCTGCTAAAAAAGATTACAGATTGATTCTGGAGTCATCAGATAAGGCAATATTGGATTTAGCACTTAAAGTATCTGAAAAAATACTTGGAAAGACCATAGACGGAAACGAAGAGGAATTTCTTCACCTCGTAAAAAGGGCATTAAAAGAAGCGAGAGAATATCGGGAAATCGAGCTGCATGTACATCCAATCCATTATGGATTTTTGCTGTCGCAAAAGGAAGAGTTATTATCGATTTTTCCAAGAGAAACAAATTTTTATATTTATCCAAATGAAGATTTATCGAAAACAAGCTGCATTATCGAATCAGCGAACGGACGAATTGATGCAAGCATCGATAGCCAACTGGAACAAGTGAAAAAAAAGCTTTTTGAGTTGTTGGAGAGTGAAGAATGA
- the hslU gene encoding HslU--HslV peptidase ATPase subunit, producing MVKTTNLTPRQIVERLDQYIVGQKDAKKAVAVALRNRYRRSLLSEKLRDEISPKNILMIGPTGVGKTEIARRMAKLVGAPFIKVEATKFTEVGYVGRDVESMVRDLVETSVRLVKEEKMNSVKERAEEHANRRLVELLVPSAKKSSNYKNPLEMLFGGGNSHSESEASTSDDQSIQEKRRVIKEKLALGQLEDEIVTVEVEEQQPSMFDLLQGSGMEQMGVNMQDALSSLLPKRRKKRKLPVREARKVLTNEEAQKLIDMDEVIQDAVSRAEQNGIIFIDEIDKIASRNSGGSTADVSREGVQRDILPIVEGSTVVTKYGPVKTDHILFIAAGAFHMAKPSDLIPELQGRFPIRVELTKLTVDDFYRILIEPDNALIKQYEALLETEGIQIEFSDDAIRKIAEVAYEVNQNTDNIGARRLHTILEKLLEDLSFEAPDITMEKITITPQYVEEKLGAISRNKDLSQFIL from the coding sequence ATGGTGAAAACGACAAATTTAACACCAAGGCAAATCGTTGAGCGGCTTGATCAGTATATTGTCGGGCAGAAGGATGCAAAAAAAGCTGTTGCTGTTGCTTTACGAAATAGATACCGCAGAAGCTTGCTAAGTGAAAAACTTCGGGATGAAATTAGTCCAAAGAATATTCTAATGATTGGGCCTACAGGGGTTGGTAAAACTGAAATAGCCCGGAGGATGGCTAAGCTTGTCGGTGCACCTTTTATTAAAGTTGAAGCAACGAAATTTACCGAAGTTGGCTATGTTGGACGCGACGTTGAATCAATGGTTCGTGATCTAGTCGAAACATCTGTCCGTTTAGTAAAAGAAGAAAAAATGAACAGTGTAAAAGAACGGGCAGAAGAGCATGCCAATCGCAGACTGGTTGAGCTGCTTGTTCCATCAGCCAAAAAATCTTCAAATTATAAAAATCCTTTGGAAATGCTCTTCGGTGGAGGAAATTCTCATTCAGAGTCAGAAGCAAGCACATCTGATGATCAAAGCATTCAAGAAAAAAGGAGAGTAATCAAAGAAAAATTGGCTCTAGGCCAGCTTGAAGATGAGATTGTTACGGTTGAAGTAGAAGAACAGCAGCCTTCAATGTTTGATTTGCTTCAAGGTTCAGGGATGGAGCAAATGGGAGTTAATATGCAGGATGCACTCAGCAGCCTATTGCCAAAAAGACGGAAAAAAAGAAAGCTGCCTGTCCGTGAAGCTCGTAAAGTTTTAACTAATGAAGAAGCCCAAAAATTAATTGATATGGATGAAGTGATTCAGGATGCCGTCAGCCGTGCTGAACAAAACGGTATTATTTTTATTGATGAAATTGATAAAATTGCGAGCAGAAACAGCGGCGGTTCAACAGCTGACGTTTCGCGCGAGGGAGTTCAGAGGGATATCCTTCCAATCGTTGAAGGCTCAACAGTTGTTACGAAATATGGTCCGGTTAAGACTGATCATATTTTGTTTATTGCAGCAGGTGCATTTCATATGGCGAAACCGTCAGATTTAATTCCTGAGCTTCAGGGCCGCTTCCCGATCAGGGTAGAACTGACAAAGCTGACAGTAGATGATTTCTATCGCATATTGATTGAACCAGATAATGCGTTAATTAAACAATATGAAGCATTATTGGAAACAGAAGGTATACAAATTGAATTTTCTGACGATGCTATTCGTAAGATTGCTGAAGTTGCCTATGAAGTGAATCAAAACACTGACAATATCGGAGCACGGAGATTGCACACAATTTTAGAGAAGCTTCTTGAGGATTTATCGTTTGAAGCACCAGACATTACGATGGAAAAAATCACGATCACTCCTCAGTATGTGGAAGAAAAATTAGGGGCAATTTCCCGAAACAAAGATTTAAGCCAGTTTATACTGTAA
- the flgB gene encoding flagellar basal body rod protein FlgB, with product MKLFSGTFSTLENALNYSSLKQKIISQNIANVDTPNYKAKDVSFKTFFENELHSSFENYRTDKRHFRFEGLSAGNNAVITEKNASYSQNGNSVDIDEEMVDLAENQIYYNALIERLNGKFSSLQSVIKGGK from the coding sequence TTGAAGTTATTTTCCGGTACGTTTTCCACTTTGGAAAATGCACTAAATTATTCATCATTAAAGCAAAAAATCATCTCGCAAAATATAGCAAATGTTGACACACCTAATTACAAAGCAAAAGATGTCAGCTTCAAAACATTTTTTGAAAATGAGCTGCATTCATCATTTGAAAACTATCGGACTGACAAAAGGCATTTTCGTTTTGAAGGGTTGTCTGCCGGAAATAACGCGGTTATTACGGAAAAAAATGCTTCTTACAGCCAGAATGGCAACAGTGTTGACATTGATGAGGAAATGGTGGATCTAGCTGAAAATCAAATTTATTACAATGCACTTATTGAAAGATTAAATGGGAAATTTTCATCACTTCAAAGTGTCATTAAAGGTGGGAAATAG
- the codY gene encoding GTP-sensing pleiotropic transcriptional regulator CodY — protein sequence MDLLSKTRKINAMLQKAAGKPVNFKEMAETLRDVIEANIFVVSRRGKLLGFAINQQIENERMKKMLEDRQFPEEYTKNLFNIQETSPNLDVESEYTAFPVENKDLFRNGLTTIVPIIGGGERLGTLILARLEEQFHDDDLILAEYGATVVGMEILREKAEEIEEEARSKAVVQMAISSLSYSELEAIEHIFEELNGHEGLLVASKIADRVGITRSVIVNALRKLESAGVIESRSLGMKGTYIKVLNDKFLVELEKLKAN from the coding sequence ATGGATTTATTAAGTAAAACAAGAAAAATTAATGCGATGCTGCAAAAAGCAGCAGGAAAACCCGTTAATTTTAAAGAAATGGCCGAAACGCTGCGTGACGTTATTGAAGCAAATATTTTCGTTGTCAGCCGCCGCGGGAAACTGTTAGGATTTGCAATTAATCAACAAATCGAAAATGAACGCATGAAGAAAATGCTTGAAGACCGCCAATTTCCTGAAGAATATACAAAAAACTTGTTCAATATTCAGGAAACGTCTCCAAACCTTGATGTTGAAAGTGAATATACCGCATTCCCAGTTGAAAACAAAGACTTATTCCGCAATGGATTGACTACGATCGTTCCGATTATCGGAGGCGGTGAACGCTTAGGTACTTTGATTTTGGCAAGACTTGAAGAACAGTTCCATGACGACGATTTAATTCTTGCCGAATATGGTGCGACCGTTGTAGGAATGGAGATTTTGCGTGAAAAGGCTGAAGAAATTGAAGAAGAAGCTCGCAGCAAAGCAGTTGTTCAAATGGCAATTAGCTCATTATCTTACAGTGAATTGGAAGCTATTGAACACATTTTCGAGGAACTAAACGGTCATGAAGGATTGCTGGTTGCTTCAAAAATTGCTGACCGTGTAGGGATCACCCGTTCAGTTATTGTAAATGCACTCCGCAAATTGGAGAGTGCCGGAGTAATTGAATCAAGATCACTCGGGATGAAAGGAACATATATTAAAGTATTAAACGATAAGTTCCTTGTAGAATTAGAAAAACTAAAAGCAAATTAA
- the fliJ gene encoding flagellar export protein FliJ: MRYHYKFEKILSLKEREKDEALNIYQESVKKFEEAAEKLYELLKKKEDLEAYQSSRLVSGLSVQEIRHHQQFISNLEKSIEYYQKMVMNARNRMYFFQEKLLEKNIEVKKFEKIKEKDFLQYHEEEKISEGKQMDDISIQQFLNREN, translated from the coding sequence ATGCGGTACCATTATAAGTTTGAAAAGATTTTATCTCTGAAAGAAAGAGAAAAAGATGAAGCTTTAAATATTTATCAGGAATCTGTAAAAAAGTTTGAAGAAGCGGCAGAAAAACTGTATGAACTTCTGAAAAAGAAAGAAGATTTAGAAGCCTATCAATCTTCACGGCTTGTAAGCGGCCTTTCCGTTCAAGAAATAAGGCATCATCAGCAGTTTATAAGCAATTTAGAAAAAAGCATTGAATATTATCAAAAAATGGTCATGAATGCGAGAAATCGAATGTACTTTTTTCAAGAAAAACTGTTGGAAAAAAATATTGAAGTGAAAAAGTTTGAAAAAATAAAAGAAAAAGACTTCCTTCAGTATCATGAGGAAGAAAAAATTTCAGAGGGCAAACAAATGGATGATATCTCGATCCAGCAATTTTTAAATCGGGAAAATTAG
- the fliF gene encoding flagellar basal-body MS-ring/collar protein FliF, translating to MNQSFQKYMTKIKEYWTSRTKKQKITILAVFLSIVIFSAAIVFFTTRTTMVPLYSNLSPAETGSIKKSLDEKGIKSEITDGGTTIKVPKEYVDQLKVELAAEGIPKTGNIDYSFFSQKAGLGMTENEFNVLKLDAMQTELANLIKGIDGIKDAKVMINLPEPGVFVSDKAEEASASIVLETEPGYQFRDDQIKALYHLVSKSVPNLPTDNIVIMNQNFEYFDLKNENSSPTATFASQQEIKKQIERDVQRQVQTMLGTLMGSDKVVVSVTADIDFTQEKREENIVEPVDKDNMEGIAISAQKIKETFTGNPDQAGGIVGTGKNDVTNYNEATKGSNGNYEKVEETVNNEVNRIRKKITESPYKIRDLGIQVMVEPPVPDDPSSLPQERVDDIKKILGTIVRTTIDKNEAGTKLTDQMIDDKVVVSVQPFNGKVKFSDQKSSVLPWWAYVIGGILLAIIGLLIFLFIREKKNQKLEEEFAKEEAVQPHVPDVNEEPDTESSMRRKQLEKLAKEKPEDFAKLLRTWIAED from the coding sequence ATGAATCAATCGTTTCAGAAATATATGACCAAAATAAAAGAATATTGGACTTCGAGAACAAAAAAGCAAAAGATAACAATTTTAGCAGTTTTTCTTTCTATCGTCATTTTTTCAGCTGCCATTGTGTTTTTTACTACGAGAACGACAATGGTTCCTTTATACAGCAACTTGTCTCCAGCAGAAACAGGCTCCATTAAGAAAAGCCTTGATGAAAAAGGAATCAAATCAGAAATTACTGATGGAGGTACGACAATAAAAGTACCTAAAGAGTATGTAGATCAGTTAAAAGTTGAACTGGCAGCCGAGGGAATTCCTAAGACAGGAAATATCGATTATTCGTTTTTCAGCCAGAAAGCGGGACTTGGCATGACTGAAAACGAGTTCAACGTATTAAAGCTTGATGCCATGCAAACTGAACTGGCAAATTTGATTAAAGGCATTGACGGAATAAAAGATGCGAAAGTGATGATTAACCTTCCTGAACCCGGGGTATTTGTGTCCGATAAAGCCGAGGAGGCTTCAGCTTCTATCGTTTTAGAAACAGAACCTGGTTATCAGTTTCGAGATGACCAAATAAAAGCACTTTATCATTTGGTTTCAAAAAGTGTTCCTAATCTTCCTACTGATAATATCGTCATTATGAACCAGAATTTTGAGTATTTTGACTTAAAAAATGAAAATTCTTCACCGACTGCCACATTTGCATCTCAACAGGAGATTAAGAAGCAAATTGAACGTGATGTTCAGCGCCAAGTTCAAACTATGCTTGGCACTCTTATGGGCAGTGATAAAGTTGTTGTATCTGTAACTGCTGATATCGATTTTACCCAGGAAAAAAGGGAAGAAAATATCGTTGAGCCGGTAGATAAAGATAATATGGAAGGCATTGCTATCAGTGCTCAAAAAATAAAGGAAACATTTACAGGAAATCCTGATCAGGCAGGCGGCATCGTTGGTACAGGCAAAAATGATGTGACGAATTATAATGAGGCAACGAAAGGATCAAATGGGAATTATGAAAAAGTTGAAGAAACGGTTAACAATGAGGTAAACCGGATTCGGAAAAAAATTACCGAAAGCCCATATAAGATTCGTGATTTAGGGATTCAAGTAATGGTTGAACCACCGGTACCTGACGATCCGTCCTCACTTCCTCAAGAGCGAGTGGACGATATTAAGAAAATCTTAGGGACAATTGTTCGAACAACAATTGATAAAAATGAGGCAGGAACAAAATTAACGGATCAAATGATTGATGATAAAGTGGTTGTTTCTGTTCAGCCATTCAATGGGAAAGTGAAATTTTCCGATCAAAAATCTTCTGTTCTTCCTTGGTGGGCTTATGTAATTGGAGGAATTTTATTAGCGATCATTGGATTATTAATCTTTCTATTTATTAGAGAGAAGAAAAATCAAAAATTGGAGGAAGAATTCGCTAAAGAAGAGGCAGTACAGCCTCACGTACCAGATGTAAATGAAGAACCAGATACTGAAAGCAGTATGAGAAGAAAACAGCTTGAGAAATTGGCAAAAGAAAAACCGGAAGACTTTGCAAAACTTTTGCGGACATGGATCGCTGAGGATTAG
- the fliI gene encoding flagellar protein export ATPase FliI, whose translation MKIAGLIKQIDKIDTFKRYGRVKRVIGLMIESQGPQSSIGEVCYIYVGNHKKRKILAEVVGFKEENVILMPYTTVNDISAGCLVEATFKPLEVKVGPALVGKVIDSLGQPLDGSLLPKGLTAVPTEQAPPNPMSRPPISEPIEVGVRLIDALLTVGNGQRVGIFAGSGVGKSTLLGMIARNTTADINVIGLIGERGREVREFIERDLGPEGLKRSIVVVATSDQPALMRIKGAYTATAIAEYFRDKGLNVMLMMDSVTRVAMAQREVGLAIGEPPTTKGYTPSVFAVLPKLLERTGTNENGSITSFYTVLVDGDDMNEPIADTVRGILDGHFVLDRNLANKGQYPAVNVLKSISRVMNHIVAEGHIRAAERLREILSTYINSEDLINIGAYKRGSSKEIDEAIYLYPKILTFLKQATHEKVTMHESIEALFQLIQEGE comes from the coding sequence ATGAAGATTGCCGGCTTAATAAAGCAAATTGACAAAATTGATACCTTTAAAAGGTATGGAAGAGTGAAAAGGGTGATTGGGTTAATGATCGAATCCCAAGGCCCGCAAAGCTCTATTGGCGAGGTTTGCTATATTTATGTCGGCAATCACAAAAAGAGGAAAATATTAGCTGAAGTTGTTGGTTTTAAAGAAGAAAATGTTATTTTAATGCCTTATACAACTGTCAATGATATTTCGGCAGGATGTCTTGTAGAAGCAACCTTTAAGCCGCTTGAAGTAAAGGTTGGACCCGCCTTAGTTGGCAAGGTGATTGATTCTTTAGGCCAGCCGCTTGATGGATCTCTCCTTCCTAAAGGACTAACAGCTGTCCCGACTGAACAGGCTCCACCCAATCCAATGAGCCGTCCGCCTATCTCTGAACCGATTGAAGTTGGTGTTCGGCTGATCGACGCCCTTTTAACTGTTGGAAATGGGCAGCGTGTCGGAATATTTGCAGGGAGCGGTGTTGGAAAGAGTACTCTGCTTGGAATGATTGCCCGTAATACAACTGCTGATATAAACGTGATCGGCCTTATCGGGGAACGTGGGCGTGAAGTAAGAGAATTTATCGAACGCGATCTTGGGCCAGAGGGGCTAAAACGGTCCATTGTGGTCGTTGCAACTTCAGACCAGCCTGCATTGATGCGGATTAAGGGGGCTTATACTGCCACAGCAATTGCTGAATATTTCAGGGATAAAGGACTAAATGTCATGCTCATGATGGATTCGGTAACAAGAGTTGCCATGGCTCAAAGAGAAGTTGGGCTTGCAATAGGCGAGCCGCCAACGACAAAAGGTTATACCCCGTCAGTTTTTGCTGTTTTGCCAAAGCTGCTTGAACGGACAGGAACAAATGAGAATGGTTCAATTACTTCATTTTATACTGTTCTAGTTGATGGAGATGACATGAACGAGCCAATCGCAGATACCGTTCGCGGGATTTTGGATGGCCATTTTGTTTTAGACAGAAATCTTGCGAATAAAGGCCAATACCCTGCCGTCAATGTATTAAAGAGTATAAGCAGGGTTATGAATCATATTGTAGCTGAAGGCCATATTAGGGCCGCTGAAAGGCTTCGGGAAATATTAAGCACCTACATAAATTCAGAAGATTTAATTAATATCGGTGCATATAAACGAGGATCATCGAAGGAAATAGATGAAGCGATTTATTTATATCCTAAGATTTTAACGTTTCTAAAACAAGCAACGCATGAAAAAGTAACCATGCACGAAAGTATCGAGGCTTTATTCCAATTAATTCAAGAGGGTGAATAA
- the fliE gene encoding flagellar hook-basal body complex protein FliE, whose translation MAHVLRPEGKKGSTYTYTPYEAQQKFASVLKEQIEKINEAQNQSDVMTEKLARGENVDLHQVMIASQKANITLQATIEIRNKVIEAYQEIMRMQV comes from the coding sequence ATGGCCCATGTATTAAGACCTGAAGGAAAAAAGGGATCAACTTATACATATACACCATACGAAGCACAACAGAAATTTGCGTCCGTACTTAAAGAACAAATTGAAAAAATAAATGAAGCTCAAAATCAATCAGATGTAATGACTGAAAAACTAGCCCGCGGAGAAAATGTTGACTTGCATCAAGTAATGATTGCTTCACAAAAGGCAAACATCACTTTACAGGCAACAATCGAAATTCGCAATAAAGTCATTGAAGCTTATCAAGAAATCATGAGAATGCAAGTCTAA
- the flgC gene encoding flagellar basal body rod protein FlgC — MTIFQSMNTTASALTAQRLRMDVISSNMANVDSTRAEYVNGQWQPYKRKIVVMQPAEGGFSSFLNQAMNISESVGSGVKVTRIVEDNTPFKMVYDPEHPDADKNGYVALPNVDPLKEMVDLISATRSYEANVTVFNASKAMMMKALEIGK; from the coding sequence ATGACCATATTTCAAAGTATGAACACGACAGCTTCCGCACTAACGGCCCAAAGATTAAGAATGGATGTCATTTCCTCGAATATGGCAAATGTAGATTCTACCAGAGCGGAATATGTTAATGGACAATGGCAGCCATATAAAAGAAAGATAGTCGTGATGCAGCCTGCAGAAGGGGGATTTTCATCTTTCTTAAATCAAGCTATGAACATAAGCGAATCAGTTGGAAGCGGCGTAAAAGTTACTCGTATTGTGGAAGATAATACCCCTTTTAAAATGGTTTACGATCCAGAACATCCGGACGCTGATAAAAATGGTTATGTCGCTTTGCCTAATGTTGATCCGCTGAAAGAAATGGTTGATCTTATCAGTGCGACAAGATCATATGAAGCCAACGTTACTGTATTCAACGCTTCTAAAGCGATGATGATGAAAGCTTTAGAAATTGGAAAGTAA